GACAAAGTCGCGGTCGACCTCAGCGGGCCGCCGCAGACCATGCTCGCGACCCTGTACGCCAAGGCGCTCGACGCCGACCTGCCGCATCCGATCCTGGGCGATCGCTATGCCAAGGAGGTCGTCGAGCGCATCGACTACGACTGGTCACAAACCTCTATCACCGCACGCAACTCGGCGTCGGTGACGACGCGGACCGCGCACTTCGACGCCTGGACCCGCCAATTTCTTGCTGCGCACGCGAAATCCGTTGTCCTGCATCTAGGTTGCGGGCTGGACAGCCGATACTTCCGGGTGCGGCCCGGTCCGCAGGTGCAGTGGTATGACGTTGACCACCCCGAGGTCGCGGCGCTGTGCACCCGGCTGTACCCCACAGCGGCCAACCGGCACGTCGTCGCCGCGTCGGTCACCGATCCGGGCTGGCTGGCCGGCATTCCCGACGACCGGCCCGCGCTGCTGATCGGCGAGGGGCTGACCATGTACCTGAGCGAACCGGACGGCGTCGGGTTGCTGCGACGCGTGGTCGACCGTTTTCCATCCGGTGAGTTGCAGTTCGACGCGTTCAACCGGTTGGGCATCACGTGGCAGTGGATGAACACCGTGGTTCGCCGCTCCGGATCGACGCTGCGCTGGGGTATCGACGGACCTGACGACATCCTGCGGGCGGTGCCCGGCACCCGGCTGCTGTCTTGGGTCCGCTGGTTCGAATCCGACACCTTCGCGCGGTTGCCGCGCGCCTACCAGGTCATGGGCAGCCTCATGTCGCGGGTACCGGCACTGGCCAACATGTCGCAGTACCACCGTTACGCGTTCGGCCGGGAATGTTGATCGCCAGCAGGCGTTGCACACCCCATGAGCCACCGAAAAGTCGTAGAACCCAACGCAGGGCACCCCATCACCATCGAACCGGCCAACGGTCGGGTACAGGTGCGCGTCCACGGCGAACTCATCGCGGACACGACTGCCGCCCTGGAGTTGCGGGAGGCTACTTTGCCTGCGGTGCAATACATTCCACTGGCCGACGTCGCCCAGGACCGGCTGACCCGCACC
The nucleotide sequence above comes from Mycobacterium pseudokansasii. Encoded proteins:
- a CDS encoding DUF427 domain-containing protein, which encodes MSHRKVVEPNAGHPITIEPANGRVQVRVHGELIADTTAALELREATLPAVQYIPLADVAQDRLTRTDTHSYCPFKGEAGYYSVTTSAGDTVEDAIWTYEQPYPAVAAIAGHVAFYPDKADISVEPG
- a CDS encoding class I SAM-dependent methyltransferase, coding for MDKVAVDLSGPPQTMLATLYAKALDADLPHPILGDRYAKEVVERIDYDWSQTSITARNSASVTTRTAHFDAWTRQFLAAHAKSVVLHLGCGLDSRYFRVRPGPQVQWYDVDHPEVAALCTRLYPTAANRHVVAASVTDPGWLAGIPDDRPALLIGEGLTMYLSEPDGVGLLRRVVDRFPSGELQFDAFNRLGITWQWMNTVVRRSGSTLRWGIDGPDDILRAVPGTRLLSWVRWFESDTFARLPRAYQVMGSLMSRVPALANMSQYHRYAFGREC